A stretch of the Macaca mulatta isolate MMU2019108-1 chromosome 16, T2T-MMU8v2.0, whole genome shotgun sequence genome encodes the following:
- the MTMR4 gene encoding phosphatidylinositol-3,5-bisphosphate 3-phosphatase MTMR4 isoform X3 has product MGRGMGEEGPPSLEYIQAKDLFPPKELVKEEENLQVPFTVLQGEGVEFLGRAADALIAISNYRLHIKFKDSVINVPLRMIDSVESRDMFQLHISCKDSKVVRCHFSTFKQCQEWLSRLSRATARPAKPEDLFAFAYHAWCLGLTEEDQHTHLCQPGEHIRCRQEAELARMGFDLQNVWRVSHINSNYKLCPSYPQKLLVPVWITDKELENVASFRSWKRIPVVVYRHLRNGAAIARCSQPEISWWGWRNADDEYLVTSIAKACALDPGTRATGGSLSTGNNDTSEACDADFDSSLTACSGVESTAAPQKLLILDARSYTAAVANRAKGGGCECEEYYPNCEVVFMGMANIHAIRNSFQYLRAVCSQMPDPSNWLSALESTKWLQHLSVMLKAAVLVANTVDREGRPVLVHCSDGWDRTPQIVALAKILLDPYYRTLEGFQVLVESDWLDFGHKFGDRCGHQENVEDQNEQCPVFLQWLDSVHQLLKQFPCLFEFNEAFLVKLVQHTYSCLYGTFLANNPCEREKRNIYKRTCSVWALLRAGNKNFHNFLYTPSSDMVLHPVCHVRALHLWTAVYLPASSPCTLGEENMDLYLSPVAQSQEFSGRSLDRLPKTRSMDDLLSACDTSSPLTRTSSDPNLNNHCQEVRVGLEPWHSNPEGSETTFVDSGVGGPQQTVGEVGLPPPLPSSQKDYLSNKPFKSHKNCSPSYKLLNTAVPREMKSNTSDPEIKVLEETKGPAPNPSAQNEVGRTLDGTGEPPEHCPETEAVSALSKVISNKCDGVCNFPESSQDSSTGAPQQAQPDSLLGVPYKCVLDHSLSTLCNPPSAACQTPLGPRADFLNQDPSGSVASISHQEQPSSVPDLTHGEEDIGKRGSNRNGQLLENPRFGKMPLELVRKPISQSQISEFSFLGSNWDSFQGMVTSFPSGEATPRRLLSYGCCSKRPNSKQMRATGPCFGGQWAQREGMKSPVCSSHSNGHCTGPGGKNRMWLSSHPKQVSSTKPVPLTCPSPVPPLYLDDDGLPFPTDVIQHRLRQIEAGYKQEVEQLRRQVRELQMRLDIRHCCAPPAEPPMDYEDDFTCLKESDGSDTEDFGSDHSEDCLSEASWEPVDKKETEVTRWVPDHMASHCYNCDCEFWLAKRRHHCRNCGNVFCAGCCHLKLPIPDQQLYDPVLVCNSCYEHIQVSRARELMSQQLKKPIATASS; this is encoded by the exons TAACTACCGGCTGCATATCAAATTCAAGGACTCTGTCATCAAC GTCCCCCTCCGGATGATTGACAGTGTGGAGAGCCGTGATATGTTCCAGTTGCACATTTCCTGCAAGGACTCCAAAGTGGTGAG GTGTCACTTCTCCACTTTCAAGCAGTGCCAAGAGTGGCTCTCACGGCTAAGCCGAGCCACAGCAAGACCTGCCAAGCCTGAGGACCTCTTTGCCTTTGCCTACCATGCCTGGTGCCTGGGGCTGACTGAGGAGGACCAGCACACTCACCTATGTCAGCCAG GTGAGCACATACGTTGTcggcaggaggcggagcttgcaaggATGGGCTTTGACCTGCAGAACGTCTGGAGAGTCTCACACATCAACAGCAACTACAA ATTGTGCCCCAGTTACCCCCAGAAGCTGCTGGTTCCTGTGTGGATCACTGACAAAGAGCTGGAGAATGTGGCTTCCTTCCGCTCCTGGAAGCGGATCCCCGTGGTTGTGTATAG ACACTTGCGCAATGGGGCTGCCATTGCCCGCTGCAGCCAGCCAGAGATCAGCTGGTGGGGCTGGCGCAATGCTGATGATGAGTATCTGGTCACGTCCATCGCTAAAGCCTGTGCCCTGGACCCGGGGACAAGGGCCACTGGGGGCTCCCTCAGCACCGGGAATAATGATACCAGCGAGGCGTGTGATGCAGACTTTG ATTCCTCTCTGACTGCATGCTCTGGAGTGGAGAGCACAGCAGCCCCCCAGAAGCTGCTGATCCTGGATGCGCGATCCTACACAGCAGCAGTGGCCAACCGGGCCAAGGGTGGAGGCTGTGAATGCGAAG AGTACTATCCCAACTGTGAGGTCGTGTTCATGGGAATGGCCAACATCCATGCCATCCGGAACAGCTTTCAGTACCTCCGGGCTGTGTGTAGCCAGATGCCGGATCCTAGCAA CTGGTTGTCGGCATTGGAGAGTACCAAATGGCTGCAGCACTTGTCGGTAATGCTAAAAGCAGCTGTGCTGGTGGCAAATACAGTAGACCGGGAAGGCCGGCCTGTGCTGGTACACTGCTCCGACGGCTGGGACCGCACACCACAGATCGTAGCCCTGGCCAAAATATTACTGGACCCATATTACAGGACGTTGGAG GGCTTCCAAGTGTTAGTGGAGTCTGACTGGCTGGATTTTGGGCACAAGTTTGGAGATCGCTGTGGCCACCAAGAGAATGTGGAGGACCAAAACGAACAATGCCCTGTGTTCCTCCAGTGGCTTGATTCTGTTCATCAGTTGCTTAAGCAGTTCCCCTGCCTGTTTGAATTTAATGAAGCATTCCTG GTAAAACTGGTGCAACACACATACTCCTGCCTCTATGGCACCTTCCTGGCCAACAACCCCTGTGAGCGAGAGAAGCGCAACATCTACAAGCGGACCTGCTCTGTGTGGGCGCTCCTTCGAGCTGGCAATAAAAACTTTCATAACTTCCTCTACACACCCAGCTCAGACATG GTCCTGCATCCTGTTTGTCATGTCCGGGCCCTGCACCTCTGGACGGCTGTTTATCTGCCAGCATCATCTCCATGCACACTTGGGGAGGAAAACATGGATCTTTACCTTTCCCCAGTGGCCCAGAGCCAGGAGTTCTCTGGCCGCTCTCTGGACAG ATTACCTAAAACCAGATCCATGGATGATCTTCTTTCTGCCTGTGACACAAGCAGCCCCCTGACTCGTACATCCAGTGACCCTAACCTGAATAACCACTGTCAGGAGGTCAGGGTAGGCCTGGAGCCCTGGCACAGCAATCCTGAGGGATCAGAGACAACCTTTGTGGACTCTGGGGTAGGAGGTCCTCAGCAGACTGTGGGAGAAGTgggtcttcctcctcctctgcccagCAGCCAGAAAGACTACTTGAGCAATAAACCTTTCAAGAGTCACAAAAACTGTTCTCCAAGTTACAAATTGCTTAATACCGCAGTGCCTCGGGAAATGAAGAGCAACACCTCTGATCCTGAGATCAAAGTCCTGGAAGAGACTAAGGGACCAGCTCCCAACCCTTCTGCCCAGAATGAGGTGGGTAGGACTTTAGATGGCACAGGGGAGCCACCTGAACATTGTCCTGAAACAGAAGCTGTCAGTGCACTCTCCAAGGTCATTTCTAATAAGTGTGATGGAGTTTGTAATTTTCCTGAGTCTTCCCAGGACTCTTCTACAGGTGCGCCCCAACAGGCCCAGCCAGACTCCTTGCTAGGTGTGCCCTACAAATGTGTTCTCGATCACAGCCTCAGCACCCTTTGCAACCCACCAAGTGCTGCCTGCCAAACTCCTCTAGGCCCAAGGGCTGACTTCCTCAACCAAGATCCCTCAGGGTCTGTGGCAAGTATCTCCCACCAGGAGCAACCGAGTTCTGTGCCAGATCTGACTCATGGGGAGGAAGACATTGGTAAAAGAGGAAGTAATAGGAATGGGCAGTTATTGGAAAATCCTCGCTTTGggaaaatgccattggaattggTCCGGAAGCCAATTTCTCAGAGCCAGATTAGTGAGTTCTCTTTTCTAGGGTCCAACTGGGACAGCTTCCAAGGGATGGTGACTTCATTCCCAAGTGGGGAGGCCACCCCTCGGCGGCTGCTTTCCTATGGCTGTTGTAGCAAGAGGCCAAACAGTAAGCAGATGCGGGCCACGGGGCCCTGCTTTGGGGGCCAGTGGGCTCAGAGAGAAGGTATGAAGTCACCTGTCTGTTCTAGTCATTCCAATGGACATTGTACTGGCCCAGGAGGAAAGAACCGGATGTGGTTGTCCAGTCACCCAAAGCAAGTCTCTAGCACAAAGCCTGTTCCACTGACCTGTCCTTCTCCAGTGCCTCCTCTCTATTTGGATGATGATGGACTCCCCTTTCCCACGGATGTGATCCAGCATAGGTTACGGCAAATCGAAGCAGGGTACAAGCAAGAGGTAGAGCAGCTACGTCGACAGGTGCGTGAGCTTCAGATGAGGCTGGATATCCGTCACTGCTGTGCCCCTCCAGCAGAGCCTCCCATGGACTATGAGGATGATTTT ACATGTTTGAAGGAGTCAGATGGCAGCGATACTGAGGATTTTGGCTCTGATCACAGTGAAGACTGCCTTTCAGAAGCAAGCTGGGAACCTGTTGATAAGAAAGAGACTGAG GTGACTCGCTGGGTTCCAGACCATATGGCATCACACTGCTATAACTGTGACTGTGAATTCTGGTTGGCCAAACGAAGACACCATTGCAG AAATTGTGGGAATGTATTTTGTGCTGGATGCTGCCACCTGAAGCTGCCCATTCCTGATCAGCAACTCTATGACCCAGTTCTCGTCTGTAACTCCTGTTACGAACACATTCAAGTCTCTCGTGCCAGGGAACTCATGAGCCAACAGCTGAAGAAACCCATTGCTACAGCTTCCAGTTGA
- the MTMR4 gene encoding phosphatidylinositol-3,5-bisphosphate 3-phosphatase MTMR4 isoform X2: MSLTARVSCSMLSCFGEEGPPSLEYIQAKDLFPPKELVKEEENLQVPFTVLQGEGVEFLGRAADALIAISNYRLHIKFKDSVINVPLRMIDSVESRDMFQLHISCKDSKVVRCHFSTFKQCQEWLSRLSRATARPAKPEDLFAFAYHAWCLGLTEEDQHTHLCQPGEHIRCRQEAELARMGFDLQNVWRVSHINSNYKLCPSYPQKLLVPVWITDKELENVASFRSWKRIPVVVYRHLRNGAAIARCSQPEISWWGWRNADDEYLVTSIAKACALDPGTRATGGSLSTGNNDTSEACDADFDSSLTACSGVESTAAPQKLLILDARSYTAAVANRAKGGGCECEEYYPNCEVVFMGMANIHAIRNSFQYLRAVCSQMPDPSNWLSALESTKWLQHLSVMLKAAVLVANTVDREGRPVLVHCSDGWDRTPQIVALAKILLDPYYRTLEGFQVLVESDWLDFGHKFGDRCGHQENVEDQNEQCPVFLQWLDSVHQLLKQFPCLFEFNEAFLVKLVQHTYSCLYGTFLANNPCEREKRNIYKRTCSVWALLRAGNKNFHNFLYTPSSDMVLHPVCHVRALHLWTAVYLPASSPCTLGEENMDLYLSPVAQSQEFSGRSLDRLPKTRSMDDLLSACDTSSPLTRTSSDPNLNNHCQEVRVGLEPWHSNPEGSETTFVDSGVGGPQQTVGEVGLPPPLPSSQKDYLSNKPFKSHKNCSPSYKLLNTAVPREMKSNTSDPEIKVLEETKGPAPNPSAQNEVGRTLDGTGEPPEHCPETEAVSALSKVISNKCDGVCNFPESSQDSSTGAPQQAQPDSLLGVPYKCVLDHSLSTLCNPPSAACQTPLGPRADFLNQDPSGSVASISHQEQPSSVPDLTHGEEDIGKRGSNRNGQLLENPRFGKMPLELVRKPISQSQISEFSFLGSNWDSFQGMVTSFPSGEATPRRLLSYGCCSKRPNSKQMRATGPCFGGQWAQREGMKSPVCSSHSNGHCTGPGGKNRMWLSSHPKQVSSTKPVPLTCPSPVPPLYLDDDGLPFPTDVIQHRLRQIEAGYKQEVEQLRRQVRELQMRLDIRHCCAPPAEPPMDYEDDFTCLKESDGSDTEDFGSDHSEDCLSEASWEPVDKKETEVTRWVPDHMASHCYNCDCEFWLAKRRHHCRNCGNVFCAGCCHLKLPIPDQQLYDPVLVCNSCYEHIQVSRARELMSQQLKKPIATASS; encoded by the exons TAACTACCGGCTGCATATCAAATTCAAGGACTCTGTCATCAAC GTCCCCCTCCGGATGATTGACAGTGTGGAGAGCCGTGATATGTTCCAGTTGCACATTTCCTGCAAGGACTCCAAAGTGGTGAG GTGTCACTTCTCCACTTTCAAGCAGTGCCAAGAGTGGCTCTCACGGCTAAGCCGAGCCACAGCAAGACCTGCCAAGCCTGAGGACCTCTTTGCCTTTGCCTACCATGCCTGGTGCCTGGGGCTGACTGAGGAGGACCAGCACACTCACCTATGTCAGCCAG GTGAGCACATACGTTGTcggcaggaggcggagcttgcaaggATGGGCTTTGACCTGCAGAACGTCTGGAGAGTCTCACACATCAACAGCAACTACAA ATTGTGCCCCAGTTACCCCCAGAAGCTGCTGGTTCCTGTGTGGATCACTGACAAAGAGCTGGAGAATGTGGCTTCCTTCCGCTCCTGGAAGCGGATCCCCGTGGTTGTGTATAG ACACTTGCGCAATGGGGCTGCCATTGCCCGCTGCAGCCAGCCAGAGATCAGCTGGTGGGGCTGGCGCAATGCTGATGATGAGTATCTGGTCACGTCCATCGCTAAAGCCTGTGCCCTGGACCCGGGGACAAGGGCCACTGGGGGCTCCCTCAGCACCGGGAATAATGATACCAGCGAGGCGTGTGATGCAGACTTTG ATTCCTCTCTGACTGCATGCTCTGGAGTGGAGAGCACAGCAGCCCCCCAGAAGCTGCTGATCCTGGATGCGCGATCCTACACAGCAGCAGTGGCCAACCGGGCCAAGGGTGGAGGCTGTGAATGCGAAG AGTACTATCCCAACTGTGAGGTCGTGTTCATGGGAATGGCCAACATCCATGCCATCCGGAACAGCTTTCAGTACCTCCGGGCTGTGTGTAGCCAGATGCCGGATCCTAGCAA CTGGTTGTCGGCATTGGAGAGTACCAAATGGCTGCAGCACTTGTCGGTAATGCTAAAAGCAGCTGTGCTGGTGGCAAATACAGTAGACCGGGAAGGCCGGCCTGTGCTGGTACACTGCTCCGACGGCTGGGACCGCACACCACAGATCGTAGCCCTGGCCAAAATATTACTGGACCCATATTACAGGACGTTGGAG GGCTTCCAAGTGTTAGTGGAGTCTGACTGGCTGGATTTTGGGCACAAGTTTGGAGATCGCTGTGGCCACCAAGAGAATGTGGAGGACCAAAACGAACAATGCCCTGTGTTCCTCCAGTGGCTTGATTCTGTTCATCAGTTGCTTAAGCAGTTCCCCTGCCTGTTTGAATTTAATGAAGCATTCCTG GTAAAACTGGTGCAACACACATACTCCTGCCTCTATGGCACCTTCCTGGCCAACAACCCCTGTGAGCGAGAGAAGCGCAACATCTACAAGCGGACCTGCTCTGTGTGGGCGCTCCTTCGAGCTGGCAATAAAAACTTTCATAACTTCCTCTACACACCCAGCTCAGACATG GTCCTGCATCCTGTTTGTCATGTCCGGGCCCTGCACCTCTGGACGGCTGTTTATCTGCCAGCATCATCTCCATGCACACTTGGGGAGGAAAACATGGATCTTTACCTTTCCCCAGTGGCCCAGAGCCAGGAGTTCTCTGGCCGCTCTCTGGACAG ATTACCTAAAACCAGATCCATGGATGATCTTCTTTCTGCCTGTGACACAAGCAGCCCCCTGACTCGTACATCCAGTGACCCTAACCTGAATAACCACTGTCAGGAGGTCAGGGTAGGCCTGGAGCCCTGGCACAGCAATCCTGAGGGATCAGAGACAACCTTTGTGGACTCTGGGGTAGGAGGTCCTCAGCAGACTGTGGGAGAAGTgggtcttcctcctcctctgcccagCAGCCAGAAAGACTACTTGAGCAATAAACCTTTCAAGAGTCACAAAAACTGTTCTCCAAGTTACAAATTGCTTAATACCGCAGTGCCTCGGGAAATGAAGAGCAACACCTCTGATCCTGAGATCAAAGTCCTGGAAGAGACTAAGGGACCAGCTCCCAACCCTTCTGCCCAGAATGAGGTGGGTAGGACTTTAGATGGCACAGGGGAGCCACCTGAACATTGTCCTGAAACAGAAGCTGTCAGTGCACTCTCCAAGGTCATTTCTAATAAGTGTGATGGAGTTTGTAATTTTCCTGAGTCTTCCCAGGACTCTTCTACAGGTGCGCCCCAACAGGCCCAGCCAGACTCCTTGCTAGGTGTGCCCTACAAATGTGTTCTCGATCACAGCCTCAGCACCCTTTGCAACCCACCAAGTGCTGCCTGCCAAACTCCTCTAGGCCCAAGGGCTGACTTCCTCAACCAAGATCCCTCAGGGTCTGTGGCAAGTATCTCCCACCAGGAGCAACCGAGTTCTGTGCCAGATCTGACTCATGGGGAGGAAGACATTGGTAAAAGAGGAAGTAATAGGAATGGGCAGTTATTGGAAAATCCTCGCTTTGggaaaatgccattggaattggTCCGGAAGCCAATTTCTCAGAGCCAGATTAGTGAGTTCTCTTTTCTAGGGTCCAACTGGGACAGCTTCCAAGGGATGGTGACTTCATTCCCAAGTGGGGAGGCCACCCCTCGGCGGCTGCTTTCCTATGGCTGTTGTAGCAAGAGGCCAAACAGTAAGCAGATGCGGGCCACGGGGCCCTGCTTTGGGGGCCAGTGGGCTCAGAGAGAAGGTATGAAGTCACCTGTCTGTTCTAGTCATTCCAATGGACATTGTACTGGCCCAGGAGGAAAGAACCGGATGTGGTTGTCCAGTCACCCAAAGCAAGTCTCTAGCACAAAGCCTGTTCCACTGACCTGTCCTTCTCCAGTGCCTCCTCTCTATTTGGATGATGATGGACTCCCCTTTCCCACGGATGTGATCCAGCATAGGTTACGGCAAATCGAAGCAGGGTACAAGCAAGAGGTAGAGCAGCTACGTCGACAGGTGCGTGAGCTTCAGATGAGGCTGGATATCCGTCACTGCTGTGCCCCTCCAGCAGAGCCTCCCATGGACTATGAGGATGATTTT ACATGTTTGAAGGAGTCAGATGGCAGCGATACTGAGGATTTTGGCTCTGATCACAGTGAAGACTGCCTTTCAGAAGCAAGCTGGGAACCTGTTGATAAGAAAGAGACTGAG GTGACTCGCTGGGTTCCAGACCATATGGCATCACACTGCTATAACTGTGACTGTGAATTCTGGTTGGCCAAACGAAGACACCATTGCAG AAATTGTGGGAATGTATTTTGTGCTGGATGCTGCCACCTGAAGCTGCCCATTCCTGATCAGCAACTCTATGACCCAGTTCTCGTCTGTAACTCCTGTTACGAACACATTCAAGTCTCTCGTGCCAGGGAACTCATGAGCCAACAGCTGAAGAAACCCATTGCTACAGCTTCCAGTTGA
- the MTMR4 gene encoding phosphatidylinositol-3,5-bisphosphate 3-phosphatase MTMR4 isoform X4, whose translation MGEEGPPSLEYIQAKDLFPPKELVKEEENLQVPFTVLQGEGVEFLGRAADALIAISNYRLHIKFKDSVINVPLRMIDSVESRDMFQLHISCKDSKVVRCHFSTFKQCQEWLSRLSRATARPAKPEDLFAFAYHAWCLGLTEEDQHTHLCQPGEHIRCRQEAELARMGFDLQNVWRVSHINSNYKLCPSYPQKLLVPVWITDKELENVASFRSWKRIPVVVYRHLRNGAAIARCSQPEISWWGWRNADDEYLVTSIAKACALDPGTRATGGSLSTGNNDTSEACDADFDSSLTACSGVESTAAPQKLLILDARSYTAAVANRAKGGGCECEEYYPNCEVVFMGMANIHAIRNSFQYLRAVCSQMPDPSNWLSALESTKWLQHLSVMLKAAVLVANTVDREGRPVLVHCSDGWDRTPQIVALAKILLDPYYRTLEGFQVLVESDWLDFGHKFGDRCGHQENVEDQNEQCPVFLQWLDSVHQLLKQFPCLFEFNEAFLVKLVQHTYSCLYGTFLANNPCEREKRNIYKRTCSVWALLRAGNKNFHNFLYTPSSDMVLHPVCHVRALHLWTAVYLPASSPCTLGEENMDLYLSPVAQSQEFSGRSLDRLPKTRSMDDLLSACDTSSPLTRTSSDPNLNNHCQEVRVGLEPWHSNPEGSETTFVDSGVGGPQQTVGEVGLPPPLPSSQKDYLSNKPFKSHKNCSPSYKLLNTAVPREMKSNTSDPEIKVLEETKGPAPNPSAQNEVGRTLDGTGEPPEHCPETEAVSALSKVISNKCDGVCNFPESSQDSSTGAPQQAQPDSLLGVPYKCVLDHSLSTLCNPPSAACQTPLGPRADFLNQDPSGSVASISHQEQPSSVPDLTHGEEDIGKRGSNRNGQLLENPRFGKMPLELVRKPISQSQISEFSFLGSNWDSFQGMVTSFPSGEATPRRLLSYGCCSKRPNSKQMRATGPCFGGQWAQREGMKSPVCSSHSNGHCTGPGGKNRMWLSSHPKQVSSTKPVPLTCPSPVPPLYLDDDGLPFPTDVIQHRLRQIEAGYKQEVEQLRRQVRELQMRLDIRHCCAPPAEPPMDYEDDFTCLKESDGSDTEDFGSDHSEDCLSEASWEPVDKKETEVTRWVPDHMASHCYNCDCEFWLAKRRHHCRNCGNVFCAGCCHLKLPIPDQQLYDPVLVCNSCYEHIQVSRARELMSQQLKKPIATASS comes from the exons TAACTACCGGCTGCATATCAAATTCAAGGACTCTGTCATCAAC GTCCCCCTCCGGATGATTGACAGTGTGGAGAGCCGTGATATGTTCCAGTTGCACATTTCCTGCAAGGACTCCAAAGTGGTGAG GTGTCACTTCTCCACTTTCAAGCAGTGCCAAGAGTGGCTCTCACGGCTAAGCCGAGCCACAGCAAGACCTGCCAAGCCTGAGGACCTCTTTGCCTTTGCCTACCATGCCTGGTGCCTGGGGCTGACTGAGGAGGACCAGCACACTCACCTATGTCAGCCAG GTGAGCACATACGTTGTcggcaggaggcggagcttgcaaggATGGGCTTTGACCTGCAGAACGTCTGGAGAGTCTCACACATCAACAGCAACTACAA ATTGTGCCCCAGTTACCCCCAGAAGCTGCTGGTTCCTGTGTGGATCACTGACAAAGAGCTGGAGAATGTGGCTTCCTTCCGCTCCTGGAAGCGGATCCCCGTGGTTGTGTATAG ACACTTGCGCAATGGGGCTGCCATTGCCCGCTGCAGCCAGCCAGAGATCAGCTGGTGGGGCTGGCGCAATGCTGATGATGAGTATCTGGTCACGTCCATCGCTAAAGCCTGTGCCCTGGACCCGGGGACAAGGGCCACTGGGGGCTCCCTCAGCACCGGGAATAATGATACCAGCGAGGCGTGTGATGCAGACTTTG ATTCCTCTCTGACTGCATGCTCTGGAGTGGAGAGCACAGCAGCCCCCCAGAAGCTGCTGATCCTGGATGCGCGATCCTACACAGCAGCAGTGGCCAACCGGGCCAAGGGTGGAGGCTGTGAATGCGAAG AGTACTATCCCAACTGTGAGGTCGTGTTCATGGGAATGGCCAACATCCATGCCATCCGGAACAGCTTTCAGTACCTCCGGGCTGTGTGTAGCCAGATGCCGGATCCTAGCAA CTGGTTGTCGGCATTGGAGAGTACCAAATGGCTGCAGCACTTGTCGGTAATGCTAAAAGCAGCTGTGCTGGTGGCAAATACAGTAGACCGGGAAGGCCGGCCTGTGCTGGTACACTGCTCCGACGGCTGGGACCGCACACCACAGATCGTAGCCCTGGCCAAAATATTACTGGACCCATATTACAGGACGTTGGAG GGCTTCCAAGTGTTAGTGGAGTCTGACTGGCTGGATTTTGGGCACAAGTTTGGAGATCGCTGTGGCCACCAAGAGAATGTGGAGGACCAAAACGAACAATGCCCTGTGTTCCTCCAGTGGCTTGATTCTGTTCATCAGTTGCTTAAGCAGTTCCCCTGCCTGTTTGAATTTAATGAAGCATTCCTG GTAAAACTGGTGCAACACACATACTCCTGCCTCTATGGCACCTTCCTGGCCAACAACCCCTGTGAGCGAGAGAAGCGCAACATCTACAAGCGGACCTGCTCTGTGTGGGCGCTCCTTCGAGCTGGCAATAAAAACTTTCATAACTTCCTCTACACACCCAGCTCAGACATG GTCCTGCATCCTGTTTGTCATGTCCGGGCCCTGCACCTCTGGACGGCTGTTTATCTGCCAGCATCATCTCCATGCACACTTGGGGAGGAAAACATGGATCTTTACCTTTCCCCAGTGGCCCAGAGCCAGGAGTTCTCTGGCCGCTCTCTGGACAG ATTACCTAAAACCAGATCCATGGATGATCTTCTTTCTGCCTGTGACACAAGCAGCCCCCTGACTCGTACATCCAGTGACCCTAACCTGAATAACCACTGTCAGGAGGTCAGGGTAGGCCTGGAGCCCTGGCACAGCAATCCTGAGGGATCAGAGACAACCTTTGTGGACTCTGGGGTAGGAGGTCCTCAGCAGACTGTGGGAGAAGTgggtcttcctcctcctctgcccagCAGCCAGAAAGACTACTTGAGCAATAAACCTTTCAAGAGTCACAAAAACTGTTCTCCAAGTTACAAATTGCTTAATACCGCAGTGCCTCGGGAAATGAAGAGCAACACCTCTGATCCTGAGATCAAAGTCCTGGAAGAGACTAAGGGACCAGCTCCCAACCCTTCTGCCCAGAATGAGGTGGGTAGGACTTTAGATGGCACAGGGGAGCCACCTGAACATTGTCCTGAAACAGAAGCTGTCAGTGCACTCTCCAAGGTCATTTCTAATAAGTGTGATGGAGTTTGTAATTTTCCTGAGTCTTCCCAGGACTCTTCTACAGGTGCGCCCCAACAGGCCCAGCCAGACTCCTTGCTAGGTGTGCCCTACAAATGTGTTCTCGATCACAGCCTCAGCACCCTTTGCAACCCACCAAGTGCTGCCTGCCAAACTCCTCTAGGCCCAAGGGCTGACTTCCTCAACCAAGATCCCTCAGGGTCTGTGGCAAGTATCTCCCACCAGGAGCAACCGAGTTCTGTGCCAGATCTGACTCATGGGGAGGAAGACATTGGTAAAAGAGGAAGTAATAGGAATGGGCAGTTATTGGAAAATCCTCGCTTTGggaaaatgccattggaattggTCCGGAAGCCAATTTCTCAGAGCCAGATTAGTGAGTTCTCTTTTCTAGGGTCCAACTGGGACAGCTTCCAAGGGATGGTGACTTCATTCCCAAGTGGGGAGGCCACCCCTCGGCGGCTGCTTTCCTATGGCTGTTGTAGCAAGAGGCCAAACAGTAAGCAGATGCGGGCCACGGGGCCCTGCTTTGGGGGCCAGTGGGCTCAGAGAGAAGGTATGAAGTCACCTGTCTGTTCTAGTCATTCCAATGGACATTGTACTGGCCCAGGAGGAAAGAACCGGATGTGGTTGTCCAGTCACCCAAAGCAAGTCTCTAGCACAAAGCCTGTTCCACTGACCTGTCCTTCTCCAGTGCCTCCTCTCTATTTGGATGATGATGGACTCCCCTTTCCCACGGATGTGATCCAGCATAGGTTACGGCAAATCGAAGCAGGGTACAAGCAAGAGGTAGAGCAGCTACGTCGACAGGTGCGTGAGCTTCAGATGAGGCTGGATATCCGTCACTGCTGTGCCCCTCCAGCAGAGCCTCCCATGGACTATGAGGATGATTTT ACATGTTTGAAGGAGTCAGATGGCAGCGATACTGAGGATTTTGGCTCTGATCACAGTGAAGACTGCCTTTCAGAAGCAAGCTGGGAACCTGTTGATAAGAAAGAGACTGAG GTGACTCGCTGGGTTCCAGACCATATGGCATCACACTGCTATAACTGTGACTGTGAATTCTGGTTGGCCAAACGAAGACACCATTGCAG AAATTGTGGGAATGTATTTTGTGCTGGATGCTGCCACCTGAAGCTGCCCATTCCTGATCAGCAACTCTATGACCCAGTTCTCGTCTGTAACTCCTGTTACGAACACATTCAAGTCTCTCGTGCCAGGGAACTCATGAGCCAACAGCTGAAGAAACCCATTGCTACAGCTTCCAGTTGA